One genomic segment of Alkalimarinus alittae includes these proteins:
- the tnpA gene encoding IS66 family insertion sequence element accessory protein TnpA has protein sequence MSKSALTKKQAYWLNHIQQCEQKKLTAPAYCDQHDLKVSQLYSYKHELRRKGFLQTESTTAFAKALVTPSQKTATVRAHPVAFSLSVAWGKFRLQMTTGGPLS, from the coding sequence ATGAGCAAATCAGCACTCACAAAAAAACAAGCCTACTGGCTCAACCACATACAGCAGTGCGAGCAGAAGAAGCTAACCGCTCCCGCTTACTGTGATCAACATGACCTGAAAGTATCACAGCTTTACAGCTATAAACACGAACTTCGCCGCAAAGGTTTTCTGCAAACCGAATCTACAACGGCTTTTGCAAAAGCCCTCGTTACACCATCACAAAAAACGGCGACGGTTAGGGCGCACCCTGTCGCTTTCTCTTTGTCCGTTGCCTGGGGTAAGTTCCGCTTACAAATGACGACGGGTGGTCCGTTGTCATGA
- a CDS encoding type II toxin-antitoxin system Phd/YefM family antitoxin, whose translation MRTEVVTTLKRQATKLLADLHESKEPILITEHGQPSAYLLDVADYELMVDRMKILEGIAKGEQAIRDGRTLGMEQAREKMNKWLK comes from the coding sequence ATGAGAACCGAAGTCGTTACGACGTTAAAGAGGCAAGCAACGAAGCTGCTTGCTGATCTACATGAGTCAAAAGAACCTATTCTCATAACTGAACATGGTCAACCATCTGCATATTTACTTGATGTTGCTGATTACGAGTTGATGGTAGACCGGATGAAGATTCTTGAGGGTATCGCTAAAGGCGAGCAGGCTATTCGAGATGGCCGAACCTTGGGTATGGAGCAAGCTAGAGAGAAAATGAATAAATGGCTCAAATAA
- a CDS encoding VIT and vWA domain-containing protein, protein MEQAAVFEMLTTEGEAIPLTGVRVDAVVKDTSIETVIRQEYSNQEKHAIEAVYTFPLPVGATLLSLNVGLNGQQHAGVVVEAKQAEEQYEEAITDGDTAMRLQQVDDSLFTLNLGNLQQNDIAIIEIHYVQLLHWQDDHLRLMIPTTLGPRYGNPLELGMQPHQVPSSSLAVTHLMDLTVRIEGDLAKSKVSCPSHGVSIQAEDETLCVRPANKDLPMDRDFVLLIQRTEQESATAYYDVDLDGRWVAWVPVNPRVDFVSEPKQVKIVVDCSGSMAGTSIQQAKIALREIIDQLRPEDSFTVINFGSSWRALFKQLQPASDANKRKAYKWITKTDADLGGTEIEAALDAAYRIVGKSQECDLGADVLLITDGQTYDVTEVCKNASNSGHRHFTVGVGSAVAEDLVRGLADKTGGACELVTPNEDMALSIVRHFNRMYLPPVTWSEVVWPHTPMEAIPTEITHAFSGDTLHLFAVFDQCPQGAVAIKLTFGEAAWSNTFKLEPYKPRESEESTPLSELTLARLGAAQRITQSESTEEKVELGIKYQLQSSLTNYLVIVERDVKDESAFGPELRQVPSMLPAGWGGTSSFEVMDSACFESLPDYASLEKPRVMRPMLGPEFSRNENYSDIPMFLRRQTDSSADDFANNLEKHYRRLLVNPLKSAPRAIDELVGFGLDDEIVTVLFALVESGYSEQEVVAVFLYLFSQAELGQILLPRFVIRSIRKAFKKGSISADLCEEVATSIARLNDRSPWLPKPATDDSRLMY, encoded by the coding sequence ATGGAACAGGCAGCAGTGTTTGAAATGCTCACCACAGAAGGTGAAGCGATTCCTTTAACAGGGGTTCGAGTTGACGCGGTAGTAAAAGACACATCCATTGAAACGGTGATACGCCAAGAATATAGCAACCAGGAAAAGCACGCTATTGAAGCGGTTTACACTTTCCCTCTGCCTGTTGGCGCTACGTTATTGTCGCTAAATGTAGGCTTAAATGGCCAGCAGCATGCCGGCGTTGTGGTTGAGGCTAAGCAGGCAGAAGAACAATATGAAGAAGCGATTACTGATGGTGATACCGCTATGCGGCTACAGCAGGTCGATGACAGTCTGTTTACGCTGAATCTCGGTAATCTGCAGCAAAATGATATTGCCATTATCGAAATTCACTATGTGCAGTTATTACACTGGCAAGACGATCACCTACGCCTGATGATTCCTACAACACTCGGGCCTCGCTACGGAAACCCTCTAGAACTGGGGATGCAGCCTCACCAAGTGCCTTCGTCTTCGTTGGCTGTTACGCACTTAATGGACTTAACGGTTCGTATTGAGGGCGACTTAGCTAAAAGTAAGGTGAGCTGCCCAAGCCATGGGGTCAGTATCCAAGCTGAGGACGAAACACTATGTGTGCGCCCTGCTAACAAAGACCTTCCCATGGATCGGGATTTTGTTTTACTTATTCAGCGCACCGAGCAGGAAAGCGCTACAGCCTATTATGATGTGGACTTAGATGGGCGTTGGGTCGCTTGGGTGCCCGTTAACCCCCGTGTGGATTTTGTGTCAGAGCCCAAGCAGGTGAAAATTGTCGTTGATTGCTCTGGTTCAATGGCAGGCACATCTATTCAGCAGGCAAAAATTGCTTTGCGAGAAATAATTGACCAATTGCGGCCTGAAGATAGCTTTACCGTCATTAATTTTGGCTCCAGTTGGCGTGCACTGTTTAAACAACTGCAACCTGCATCTGACGCAAATAAGCGTAAGGCATACAAATGGATAACAAAGACAGATGCCGATCTTGGAGGCACTGAAATTGAAGCCGCGTTGGATGCGGCTTATCGTATTGTTGGTAAGAGTCAAGAGTGTGACCTAGGCGCTGACGTGCTACTGATTACTGATGGTCAAACCTATGATGTTACAGAGGTCTGCAAAAATGCCTCAAACAGTGGTCATCGGCACTTTACCGTGGGCGTGGGAAGTGCTGTAGCTGAAGATTTAGTTCGTGGTTTAGCCGATAAAACAGGTGGGGCTTGCGAGTTAGTGACGCCGAATGAAGATATGGCTTTGTCTATTGTCCGTCACTTTAATCGAATGTACTTACCTCCTGTCACCTGGTCTGAGGTTGTATGGCCTCATACCCCTATGGAAGCAATCCCCACAGAGATAACGCATGCCTTTAGTGGTGATACGCTTCACCTGTTTGCGGTATTTGATCAGTGTCCTCAGGGGGCTGTGGCAATAAAGCTAACATTTGGCGAGGCGGCTTGGAGTAACACATTTAAGTTGGAACCCTATAAACCGCGAGAGAGTGAAGAAAGCACACCGTTATCTGAACTCACGCTGGCTCGCTTGGGCGCTGCACAACGTATAACTCAAAGTGAATCAACTGAAGAAAAGGTTGAGCTTGGCATTAAATATCAACTTCAATCATCGCTGACTAACTACTTAGTGATTGTGGAGAGGGATGTAAAAGACGAATCAGCGTTTGGACCTGAATTGCGACAAGTGCCAAGTATGTTGCCTGCTGGTTGGGGTGGGACGAGTTCGTTCGAGGTGATGGATTCGGCATGCTTTGAAAGCCTGCCTGATTATGCATCGCTTGAAAAGCCTAGGGTGATGAGACCGATGCTGGGGCCTGAATTTTCGCGTAACGAAAACTATTCTGATATCCCCATGTTTTTAAGGCGTCAAACGGATAGCAGTGCAGATGATTTCGCGAATAATCTTGAAAAGCACTATCGTCGATTACTTGTTAATCCGCTCAAATCAGCACCTAGAGCGATTGATGAGCTAGTTGGTTTTGGCTTAGATGACGAGATTGTGACGGTATTGTTCGCATTGGTTGAAAGTGGGTATAGCGAGCAAGAAGTGGTTGCCGTCTTTCTGTATCTATTTAGTCAGGCTGAATTGGGTCAAATTTTATTGCCCAGATTCGTCATTAGATCCATCAGGAAAGCGTTTAAAAAGGGCTCCATTAGTGCTGATCTTTGTGAGGAGGTTGCAACATCCATCGCTAGATTAAATGATAGATCGCCGTGGCTACCGAAACCTGCCACTGATGATTCACGTTTAATGTATTAG
- a CDS encoding type II toxin-antitoxin system RelE/ParE family toxin — MAQITWTEPALENLNDIAEYIAVSNPYAAKQLVENVFSKVQRLEQFPDSGRVPEEISTLNYREVVVNPCRVFYKVDNDSVYILHVMRQERDLRKFLLSTENEN; from the coding sequence ATGGCTCAAATAACTTGGACTGAGCCAGCTCTAGAAAATCTGAATGATATTGCTGAGTATATTGCAGTTAGCAATCCGTATGCTGCTAAACAGTTAGTAGAAAACGTTTTCAGTAAGGTTCAAAGACTTGAGCAATTTCCTGATTCAGGCAGAGTGCCTGAAGAAATTTCTACCCTAAATTACCGAGAAGTGGTGGTAAATCCTTGTCGTGTTTTCTATAAGGTTGATAACGATTCAGTCTATATCCTTCACGTGATGAGGCAAGAAAGAGATTTACGTAAGTTTTTACTATCTACCGAAAATGAAAACTAA
- a CDS encoding GFA family protein produces MHKSLHSKPAVAAGVIKQGSASMKQTGSCLCGGIEYEISGPLTDVLNCHCSMCRKLHASAFRTRAKVKSSDWHTVKGQELMKFYESSPGEHKGFCSNCGSSLYTKFDANPAIFGFPLGTLDTDPGVKAERHVFVGSKAPWFEITDDLPQSAEYD; encoded by the coding sequence TTGCACAAATCGCTCCACTCCAAGCCTGCCGTTGCTGCAGGCGTTATCAAACAAGGAAGTGCATCAATGAAGCAAACGGGTAGTTGTCTCTGCGGAGGCATCGAATACGAAATCAGCGGTCCGTTGACCGATGTTTTGAACTGTCATTGCTCAATGTGCCGGAAGCTACATGCTTCAGCGTTCAGAACCCGCGCCAAGGTAAAGTCTTCTGACTGGCATACCGTTAAAGGTCAGGAGCTGATGAAGTTCTACGAATCCTCTCCGGGTGAGCATAAGGGATTTTGCTCAAACTGTGGTTCCAGCCTCTACACAAAATTCGATGCAAACCCCGCTATCTTTGGTTTTCCACTCGGAACACTCGATACCGACCCAGGAGTTAAAGCCGAGCGCCACGTGTTCGTTGGCAGCAAGGCTCCTTGGTTCGAGATTACTGACGACCTGCCTCAGAGTGCGGAGTATGACTGA
- the tnpB gene encoding IS66 family insertion sequence element accessory protein TnpB (TnpB, as the term is used for proteins encoded by IS66 family insertion elements, is considered an accessory protein, since TnpC, encoded by a neighboring gene, is a DDE family transposase.): MMRPDDLSITVYLHKDPVDFRKSINGLAILVEAEMELNPFEKALFAFCNRQRDKIKVLYWERNGFCLWYKRLDKERFKWPNKQASDVITLTTQELNWLLDGFDLWSNKPHQTLNYQSVI, from the coding sequence ATGATGAGGCCTGATGACTTATCGATTACCGTCTACCTGCATAAAGACCCCGTGGACTTTAGAAAGTCGATTAACGGCTTGGCCATCCTGGTCGAAGCGGAGATGGAACTGAACCCTTTCGAGAAAGCGCTATTCGCTTTCTGTAACCGTCAGCGTGATAAAATCAAGGTACTGTATTGGGAGCGCAATGGTTTTTGTCTCTGGTATAAACGCTTAGATAAAGAACGGTTTAAGTGGCCAAATAAACAAGCGTCTGATGTTATTACCCTGACGACTCAGGAACTAAACTGGCTATTGGATGGCTTTGATTTATGGAGTAATAAACCTCACCAAACCCTGAATTATCAGTCGGTTATCTAA
- a CDS encoding GFA family protein — protein sequence MKGSCLCGEIEYEVSELDSPIQHCSCNTCRKAHSAAFNTASGVQNSNFRWLKGESLLSKFESSPGKIRYFCSKCGTHLIKEKKGSSVLVLRVATLDEDPGKIPEFRIWSSHEVPWLNYTSTIPTYDEWEPGR from the coding sequence ATGAAAGGTAGTTGTCTCTGCGGTGAAATAGAATATGAAGTTAGTGAACTAGATTCACCGATTCAGCATTGTTCTTGTAATACGTGCAGAAAAGCGCATTCTGCGGCATTCAATACAGCATCAGGAGTTCAAAATAGCAATTTTCGATGGTTAAAAGGAGAATCGCTGCTTTCTAAATTTGAATCGTCGCCGGGAAAAATAAGATATTTTTGTTCAAAGTGTGGAACTCACTTGATTAAAGAAAAGAAGGGAAGTTCAGTTCTAGTCTTGAGGGTGGCAACTCTTGATGAAGATCCTGGTAAAATACCGGAGTTCAGAATTTGGTCTTCACATGAAGTTCCTTGGTTAAATTACACCTCAACAATACCTACTTACGATGAGTGGGAACCTGGGAGATGA
- the tnpC gene encoding IS66 family transposase, translating to MKINPNNLPNDVESLKALVQKQQVLLDEKQAEVDKKQARVEQLEEQWRLFLHRKFASQSEKAPGQGELFNETEETAEDPILELDAEAIPSPETKTKAKTRGRKPLPSELPRVKVIHDLPESERQCPCGCQLSEIGEETSEQLDIIPAKIRVLQHIQKKYACKACEEKVKTATKPAQPIPKSNASAGLLAHIAVSKYQDALPLYRQEGMFKRVGIHLPRQTLANWMIRSSELLQPLTNLMRDQLLASPVIHCDETVVKVLKEPDKPASSQSYMWVQVAGPPQQRIILFDYDQSRSGQVPLRLLSGYQGYLQTDGYEGYNAVASQPGVTQLCCMAHARRKFMEAKKAQPKAKAKTRSKVDVAIDMIGKLYGLERAYQDATPENRYQMRQEKAKPVLEKLRHWLDKTLPTVPPTILLGKALNYLHKYWARLTVYLEDGCLNIDNNIAENAIRPFVIGRKNWLFSDTPRGAHASARIYSVIETAKANGLEPYAYLKQLFTELPRVSSVDDVEALLPWNQNLTTLLMNETLPQGGV from the coding sequence ATGAAAATCAACCCAAACAACCTACCTAACGATGTTGAAAGCCTTAAAGCTTTAGTCCAAAAACAGCAAGTTCTGTTGGATGAAAAGCAGGCTGAGGTCGATAAGAAGCAGGCTCGCGTAGAGCAACTAGAAGAGCAGTGGCGTCTGTTCCTGCATCGTAAATTTGCCTCGCAAAGCGAGAAAGCGCCAGGTCAGGGTGAGCTCTTCAATGAAACGGAAGAAACCGCAGAAGACCCCATTCTTGAGTTGGATGCGGAAGCTATACCCAGTCCTGAGACAAAGACCAAAGCCAAGACTCGTGGCCGTAAGCCATTACCGTCTGAGCTACCTCGCGTTAAAGTAATCCATGATCTTCCTGAGTCTGAGCGTCAATGCCCTTGCGGCTGCCAACTCTCGGAAATAGGTGAAGAAACCTCCGAACAGCTTGATATCATTCCTGCCAAAATACGCGTACTTCAACATATTCAGAAGAAGTATGCCTGCAAGGCCTGCGAAGAGAAGGTCAAAACAGCGACCAAACCTGCTCAGCCCATTCCAAAGAGTAATGCCAGTGCGGGTTTGTTAGCCCATATTGCGGTATCGAAGTATCAAGATGCACTACCGCTATACAGACAGGAAGGTATGTTCAAGCGCGTAGGCATCCACCTTCCACGGCAAACACTGGCTAACTGGATGATCCGCTCTAGCGAACTGCTACAACCGCTCACCAACCTGATGCGTGACCAGTTACTGGCAAGCCCAGTCATTCATTGCGATGAAACGGTCGTTAAGGTGCTGAAAGAGCCCGATAAACCGGCCAGTAGCCAATCCTATATGTGGGTTCAAGTGGCAGGGCCGCCGCAACAGCGCATTATTTTGTTTGATTATGATCAGAGTCGTTCCGGTCAGGTACCCCTGCGCCTGCTGTCTGGCTATCAAGGCTATCTGCAAACGGATGGTTATGAAGGCTATAACGCGGTGGCATCACAACCAGGCGTTACTCAACTCTGCTGTATGGCTCACGCTCGGCGTAAGTTTATGGAGGCTAAAAAAGCACAACCTAAAGCTAAAGCCAAAACGCGCAGTAAGGTTGATGTCGCTATCGACATGATTGGCAAGCTGTATGGGTTAGAGCGAGCTTATCAAGATGCGACACCAGAAAATCGTTATCAAATGCGACAAGAGAAGGCGAAGCCAGTTCTGGAGAAACTGCGACATTGGCTGGATAAAACATTACCCACTGTCCCGCCAACGATCTTGCTCGGAAAGGCGCTGAACTACCTGCATAAATACTGGGCTCGGCTGACTGTCTACCTGGAAGATGGTTGCTTGAATATAGACAATAACATAGCGGAGAATGCTATCCGGCCGTTCGTAATAGGTCGTAAGAACTGGTTGTTTAGTGATACACCGAGAGGGGCTCACGCCAGTGCAAGAATCTATAGCGTTATTGAAACGGCTAAAGCGAATGGGCTGGAGCCTTATGCTTATCTTAAGCAGTTGTTTACCGAACTACCGCGCGTGAGTAGTGTTGATGACGTAGAGGCGTTGCTGCCTTGGAATCAGAACCTGACAACCTTGCTCATGAATGAAACACTGCCGCAAGGTGGGGTTTAA
- a CDS encoding N-formylglutamate amidohydrolase: MILHIPHASTKTWDTDKFIEETKREAIDKLTDWYTDELFYHEFATPVVFPWSRVFCDVERFRNNEDESMSKLGMGVVYRKGLDGKNLLKDVTTLEAEEKIKSSFYDRHHRKFSVAVNRSLGLFPVVFVVDCHSFYPTKLAHEESSDRPDFCIGTDDFHTPVEVVDEVKAYLEGLGFTVSINSPFKGTMVPLIHLHKNEDVKSIMIEVNRKLYLKAPYIGEKNDNFESIQNVLTGLLEIISEYEISKET, encoded by the coding sequence ATGATTTTACATATACCACATGCCTCAACGAAAACATGGGACACTGACAAGTTCATTGAAGAAACTAAACGCGAAGCGATTGATAAGCTAACAGATTGGTACACTGATGAATTGTTTTATCATGAATTTGCAACGCCGGTAGTATTTCCGTGGAGTCGGGTTTTCTGTGATGTTGAGCGGTTTAGAAATAATGAAGATGAATCGATGTCTAAGTTGGGTATGGGGGTTGTTTATCGCAAGGGGTTAGATGGAAAAAACCTTCTAAAAGATGTGACCACATTAGAGGCTGAGGAAAAAATCAAATCATCTTTTTATGATCGGCATCACCGTAAATTTTCAGTTGCGGTTAATCGCTCGCTTGGTTTATTTCCGGTAGTGTTTGTTGTCGATTGCCACAGTTTTTACCCAACTAAACTCGCGCATGAGGAATCAAGTGATAGACCTGATTTCTGCATCGGCACTGATGACTTTCATACACCAGTTGAGGTTGTTGATGAAGTTAAAGCATACCTTGAAGGGTTAGGTTTTACTGTGTCTATTAACTCTCCGTTTAAAGGAACTATGGTGCCATTGATACACTTGCATAAAAATGAAGATGTAAAGTCGATTATGATTGAGGTTAATAGAAAGCTTTACTTAAAAGCACCTTATATCGGTGAGAAAAATGACAACTTTGAAAGCATTCAAAATGTACTTACAGGATTACTGGAGATAATAAGTGAGTATGAAATTTCTAAGGAAACTTAA
- a CDS encoding helix-turn-helix domain-containing protein, with protein sequence MEKQYSLDELCQLLGLSKRTIRYYMQEGLVDRPMGQKRGAYYTGAHLKQLQQLQEWQSAGYSLDRIKELMGQSATPADTLLALQPKRGDVSVWSHIHLAPGVELHINPEKAGMTPEMTRKLYQQIGALVDQLDKDES encoded by the coding sequence ATGGAAAAACAATATTCTTTAGATGAGTTATGCCAGCTATTAGGGTTATCGAAACGAACCATTCGATATTACATGCAAGAAGGGTTAGTTGATCGTCCTATGGGACAAAAGCGAGGTGCTTACTATACCGGTGCGCATCTGAAGCAGTTGCAACAGCTGCAGGAATGGCAAAGTGCTGGCTATAGTTTGGATCGCATCAAAGAGCTGATGGGTCAGTCGGCAACCCCTGCGGATACCTTACTGGCATTGCAACCGAAGCGGGGTGATGTGTCTGTGTGGAGTCACATTCATCTTGCACCCGGTGTCGAACTCCATATCAACCCAGAAAAAGCAGGTATGACGCCAGAAATGACACGCAAACTGTATCAGCAGATTGGCGCGTTAGTTGATCAATTAGATAAAGACGAGAGCTAA
- a CDS encoding lysozyme inhibitor LprI family protein, protein MNKLFILLLSIYSVNALSDEFDCNEAMTTPQINYCAGVELEKAQHEMNTYLAKSKEHNNYDLELIKSINVAQKAWLLYANAHCDSIYTQWRDGTIRGVMSLSCKTKVTKQRTHEIWANFLTYMDSTPAVLPEPEL, encoded by the coding sequence ATGAATAAACTTTTTATATTACTACTCAGTATCTACTCTGTTAATGCTTTGAGTGATGAATTTGATTGTAATGAAGCAATGACTACTCCTCAGATAAATTACTGTGCTGGAGTTGAATTAGAAAAAGCTCAACATGAAATGAATACATATCTAGCTAAGAGCAAAGAACATAATAACTATGACCTTGAGCTAATTAAATCAATTAATGTAGCCCAAAAAGCATGGCTGTTGTATGCAAATGCACATTGCGATTCTATTTATACGCAGTGGCGTGATGGGACAATAAGAGGAGTGATGTCTTTGAGTTGTAAAACGAAAGTTACGAAACAACGGACACACGAAATCTGGGCTAACTTTCTAACTTATATGGATAGTACGCCCGCTGTTTTACCAGAACCCGAGTTGTAA
- a CDS encoding type II toxin-antitoxin system RelE family toxin has protein sequence MTYELEFKKSALKEWNKLGATVKEQFKKKLAAVLDSPKIKSAKLSGANELYKIKLRQAGYRLVYEVNDEIVIVTVISVGKR, from the coding sequence ATGACCTATGAGCTAGAGTTTAAAAAGTCTGCCCTGAAAGAGTGGAATAAACTAGGCGCTACGGTAAAAGAACAATTTAAGAAAAAGCTAGCCGCAGTTTTAGATAGCCCCAAAATTAAAAGCGCCAAACTATCAGGGGCAAACGAGCTTTATAAAATTAAGCTAAGGCAGGCTGGATATAGATTAGTTTATGAAGTTAATGATGAAATAGTAATAGTTACCGTGATATCTGTGGGAAAACGATGA
- a CDS encoding gamma-glutamylcyclotransferase family protein: MKGNDFLVFVYGTLRKGESNDALLQEAESLGFYETESEYTMFDLGYFPAVTPSGKTSISGELYRVDQQTAKNLDQLEGYPSYYDRIQITTPMGDAWIYVIHHLTEDYDEVEKGDWVKYCARKDAQGVRNGYRHRG, encoded by the coding sequence ATGAAGGGTAACGACTTTCTAGTGTTTGTTTATGGCACTTTGCGTAAGGGTGAAAGTAATGATGCCTTATTGCAAGAGGCTGAATCTCTGGGTTTTTATGAAACAGAGTCTGAATATACGATGTTTGATTTAGGTTACTTCCCAGCGGTTACGCCGTCTGGGAAAACATCGATAAGCGGCGAGCTATATCGGGTAGACCAGCAAACCGCTAAAAATCTAGACCAGCTTGAAGGTTATCCCTCCTATTACGACCGAATACAGATCACCACCCCCATGGGGGATGCCTGGATTTACGTAATACACCACCTTACAGAAGACTATGATGAAGTCGAAAAAGGTGACTGGGTTAAGTACTGCGCTAGAAAAGACGCACAAGGAGTACGGAATGGATATCGACACAGAGGTTAG